One Pseudomonas syringae CC1557 genomic window, GGGGTCTTTCTCTGACTTAGCCAAATCTATTCTGGTCGATATGGCCAAAATCGAAACGCGCAAAGCCAGCTCAGCCGTGCTAGGAGCCTTGTTTGGCGCGGCCACCAGCTATTTCGGCGGCGGAGCATCTACAGCAGTATCTGCGGGTTCAACGGCTGCGGGCTACAGCGACGCAGCGCTGAGCGGCTGGTCTGGGGTTGCGCAGGCGAAAGGCGGTGCCTGGTCCAACGGCGTGCAGATGTTCGCCAATGGCGCTGCGTTCACCAACAGCATCGTCAGCAAGCCGACGGCGTTCGGTATCGCTGGTGGAGGTGTGGGAGTGATGGGCGAGGCGGGCGACGAGGCCATCATGCCGTTGACTCGCACGGCCGGCGGCCAGCTCGGCGTCCGAGCGCTGGGCGGAGGTAGCGGCGGCGGAAACAGCTATAGCTTTCCTGTGACCGTGCAAGTTGACGCCTCAGGGCAGGGTGGAGGCGGTGCTGATAATGCCCAGTCTGCCGAAGTTGCCGGACGTAACATTCAATCAGCGACCCGATCTGCTGCGGAAAAAGCCATCGCTACAGGGCTTCAGCCGGGTGGTTCTATTTGGCGAGCTATAAACGGGAGAGGGTAATGGCGTTTGATTACGATCGCAGCGAGCTTTTGATGTCGCTGACAGGTTCGATCTCTGAGTTCTTTTTTAGAGGAGTAACTGATGAAACGAAAGCCGTTGAGCTCAGGGATAGATCAAGGGCAATGGGGCTCGCCATTGGGCGAATCCAAGCGGTAATCATGGAGCCTTCAGAGGTAAGTCCTGACATATATGGCGAAATTAAACGTCTGGAAAAACTGATTGGCGACTCTGTCGCAGACGGTATGAGTAGGCAGATTCAGCCTGGCAGTGAGCTTTGGAAGACGCTGCAGGGGAAGGCCGATGGCGATTGAAACCTTTACCTGGCCTACCCAGCACGGAGACGCGCCCGATATCACTTATCGGGTGCGCACCTCCCAGTTCGGCAATGGCTACAAACAGGATGTTGGCGACGGGCCGAACAACAAGGAGGACTCATACCCGATCACCTTCACGGGCACGAAGGAGAGAGTCTTGCAGATCATGGAATTTCTCGATCGGCACGCCGGAGCCAAAGCATTCCTCTGGACCACGCCGCTCGGCCAGCTCTGCCTGTTCACCTGCAAAAATCCAGTGCCCACCCCGATGGGTGGCAGCGTATTCAAATTGACGGCCACGTTCGACCGGGCCTTCCACCCTTAAGGACATCTCATGCCGTTGATTGCTGACATCCAGGCGCTTGAGCCAGGCAGCGAAGTGTTGCTGTTTGAGCTCGATGGGTCTGAGTACGGCGCGGACATTTTGCGCTTCCATGGTCACGCCATCCCGCACACTGCTGCTGAGCTGATCGCCGTCGGCCTTGACGCTGATCAGTTGCCGGCCAAATCGATCTGGTGGCAAGGCAACGAATATGGGGCCTGGCCTATGCAGATTGACGGCATTGAAGCCAATGGAGATGGCACGGCAGTTAGGCCTACGCTTTCGGTGGGTAACGTCAACGGACGTATCACGGCGCTTTGTTTGGCATTCGAGGATCTGCTCGAGTTCAAACTGACGATGCGGCATACGCTCGGCAGGTATCTGGACGCCGAGAACTTCCCTGGCGGCAACCCCGACGCTGATCCGACTCAGGAATCTATCGAGGTCTGGTATCTCGATCAGAAAACCAATGAGGACGGTGAAACGGTCAATTGGGAGCTGGCCAGCCCGGGCGACGTCGGCGGCGAATCGATTGGCCGGCAGATGACCACGCTTTGTCACTGGTGCCTCACTGGCGGATATCGCGGGCCGAACTGCGGATACACCGGGCCATATGTCGACAAAGACGGGCTGCCCACAGACGACCCCGAGCTTGATACCTGCAACGGCTTGCTGACCACGGGCTGCACCGCCCGATTCGGCGCAGGCAACGAACTCCCATTTGGCGGGTTTCCCGCCGTATCCCTGATCGCGCGGAGCTGACCATGCTGAAATACATACTGGCGGCCGTGCAGGCGCATGCGGAGGCTGAGTACCCGCGCGAATGCTGCGGGCTGCTTCTGAGCGTGGGGCGAAAGCAGCAGTACTTTCCCTGCTCCAACACGGCGACCGATCCAAACGAAGAGTTCCGCATCAGCCCCGAGGATTACGCGGCGGCGGAAGATATGGGCGCCGTCATCGGCGTTGTCCATTCGCACCCGGATGCGACCAGCAGGCCTTCACCACGCGACCTGGCGATGTGCGAAGCGACGGAGATGCCCTGGCATATCTTGTCGTGGCCCGAAGGCGATCTGCGCACCATCGTGCCCACCGGCAATACGCCGCTGTTGAAGCGACCCTTCGTGCATGGTGCCTGGGACTGCTGGCAGGTCTGCGCCGATTGGTACAAGAGCGAGTTCGGCCTGGAGTTTGAAACATTCAATCGCACGGACGGCTGGTGGGAAAGAGCAGATGCGAAAAGCCTGTACGAATCCAATTACGAGGCCGCTGGTTTCGTCCGGGTCGATCAGCCGCAGCGCGGGGATATGATCGTGATGGAGGTAGGGCGGACCAAGCACCCGAACCACGCTGGCATCTATCTCGGCGCGGACGCTTCGCTGACCGGTAAAGAAAGCGGGGTTTTCGGCCCCGGTCCTTTTCTGTTGCACCACCTGTACGGCAGACCGTCGGAGATCATCGTTTTCGGCGGTCCGTGGTTGGACAGGACGCGCCTGATCCTCAGGCACAAAGATGCACAACCAACAACATGATGCGGCAGGCCGCTGGAGAAAGGCATGAATAAGGCAGTTAGTAGTGAAGCGTATAATTCGAGCGGTAAGCAGATGTGGATCTGCATGCCAGATGGCAGCTTTTTCATCAGCCAAAAGGCTGTTGATCAGACTAGCATCCAGCACTTGAAGCTTAGATCTTAGATTCGGCCTGCTTCGCAGCAAATTCCTCATCAGTTAAAACAATCGGGAGATTTTTCCCCGGGAATACCTTGTTGAAAACCTGAAGGGGATAATAGTCACCGACCCCCTGTTCGCGGCAGGCGTAGATGGCAGCGCCAATCCGCGCTGCTGCATGATCAGGGCTGGAGGCAGCCTGAGTGTGCGCTAGAGCCAGCACCAGGCTAGTGAGTTGGGCAATTGCATGCTCAGTGCTTATTTCTGGTTGAGACATATTTGAAGCTCCTTGCGTTATCCGCGCCGAAATTGGCGCTACCCCAGTCCTTGGGCTTACAGGCGAAGGGCTGGGAAATCCTTCAGCGTCTACCGGTTTTTTTCTCGATAGCTTTATTGAGCGCCGACTCGACAAA contains:
- a CDS encoding phage tail protein; this encodes MAIETFTWPTQHGDAPDITYRVRTSQFGNGYKQDVGDGPNNKEDSYPITFTGTKERVLQIMEFLDRHAGAKAFLWTTPLGQLCLFTCKNPVPTPMGGSVFKLTATFDRAFHP
- a CDS encoding phage minor tail protein L, producing MPLIADIQALEPGSEVLLFELDGSEYGADILRFHGHAIPHTAAELIAVGLDADQLPAKSIWWQGNEYGAWPMQIDGIEANGDGTAVRPTLSVGNVNGRITALCLAFEDLLEFKLTMRHTLGRYLDAENFPGGNPDADPTQESIEVWYLDQKTNEDGETVNWELASPGDVGGESIGRQMTTLCHWCLTGGYRGPNCGYTGPYVDKDGLPTDDPELDTCNGLLTTGCTARFGAGNELPFGGFPAVSLIARS
- a CDS encoding C40 family peptidase, with protein sequence MLKYILAAVQAHAEAEYPRECCGLLLSVGRKQQYFPCSNTATDPNEEFRISPEDYAAAEDMGAVIGVVHSHPDATSRPSPRDLAMCEATEMPWHILSWPEGDLRTIVPTGNTPLLKRPFVHGAWDCWQVCADWYKSEFGLEFETFNRTDGWWERADAKSLYESNYEAAGFVRVDQPQRGDMIVMEVGRTKHPNHAGIYLGADASLTGKESGVFGPGPFLLHHLYGRPSEIIVFGGPWLDRTRLILRHKDAQPTT